One Candidatus Hydrogenedentota bacterium DNA segment encodes these proteins:
- a CDS encoding DUF1844 domain-containing protein, which yields MADEPKIFIDEDWKAQVQREKEEAQKKAGSEAPEGDAGDAGSDGAPAGEPSFAGLLQSLAAQCAYALGLIAQRDAKQVMVDIVEAKYCIDTLMMLRTKTKGNLTPEEEGLLANMIAELQQFYVVRAQQVQEAELKKAGIDLGNLGGKK from the coding sequence ATGGCGGACGAACCGAAGATATTCATCGACGAGGACTGGAAAGCCCAGGTCCAGCGCGAGAAGGAAGAGGCGCAAAAGAAGGCCGGTTCCGAAGCGCCGGAAGGCGATGCGGGCGACGCCGGCAGCGATGGCGCGCCGGCGGGCGAGCCGTCCTTCGCGGGGCTTTTGCAGAGCCTCGCGGCGCAGTGCGCGTACGCGTTGGGCCTCATTGCGCAGCGCGACGCGAAGCAGGTCATGGTGGACATCGTCGAGGCGAAGTACTGCATCGACACGCTGATGATGCTGCGCACGAAGACGAAGGGCAACCTGACGCCCGAGGAAGAAGGACTGCTCGCGAACATGATTGCGGAGTTGCAGCAGTTCTATGTCGTGCGCGCGCAACAGGTCCAGGAAGCCGAGTTGAAGAAGGCCGGGATCGATCTCGGCAATCTCGGCGGTAAGAAGTAA
- the hemH gene encoding ferrochelatase: MYPNERAGVLLINTGSTDAPRAPETRTYLKQFLSDPRVLDINPVVRWLLLNLIILRTRPKASAHAYSQVWTDKGSPLLVISNELMDALKQKMPNVEFAIGMRYGTPSIEAGFEQLMSKGIDRLIVAPLFPQYSSAANGSALELVYALAGKRWNVPPISVLPPCYAEPSFIDAWVAVVNPYLESFKPDLLLMSYHGLPERQVKKSDKTGSHCLASTSCCDAIIDANQHCYRAQCYETSRLLAAKLGLAPEQYSISFQSRLGRDPWIKPHTDVVIPTLPKHGVKRLAVICPAFTADCLETLEEIAMRAKSDFLTNGGEAFQFIPCLNAHPVWVDALKGLLERI, from the coding sequence ATGTATCCAAATGAGCGCGCAGGCGTCCTGCTGATCAATACCGGCTCGACCGACGCGCCGCGGGCGCCGGAAACACGGACCTATCTCAAGCAATTTCTATCCGACCCGCGGGTGCTGGATATCAATCCAGTTGTGCGGTGGTTACTGCTGAACCTAATCATTCTGCGGACGCGCCCGAAGGCCTCCGCGCATGCGTACAGCCAGGTGTGGACGGACAAGGGTTCGCCCTTACTGGTCATTTCAAACGAACTGATGGATGCGCTGAAACAAAAGATGCCGAACGTGGAGTTCGCGATTGGCATGCGTTACGGCACTCCGTCGATCGAGGCGGGCTTCGAGCAATTGATGTCGAAGGGCATCGATCGGCTGATTGTCGCGCCGCTGTTTCCACAGTACTCGTCCGCGGCGAACGGTTCCGCGCTCGAACTCGTCTACGCGCTTGCAGGCAAGCGGTGGAACGTACCGCCGATTTCCGTGCTGCCGCCGTGCTACGCGGAGCCGTCGTTCATCGATGCGTGGGTTGCGGTCGTGAATCCGTATTTGGAATCGTTCAAGCCCGATCTATTGTTGATGAGTTATCACGGCCTGCCCGAGCGGCAGGTGAAGAAAAGCGACAAGACCGGCTCGCATTGCCTGGCGAGTACGTCGTGCTGCGATGCGATTATCGATGCGAACCAGCACTGCTATCGCGCACAATGTTATGAAACGAGCCGGTTGCTGGCAGCGAAACTCGGGCTCGCGCCCGAGCAGTACTCGATATCCTTTCAATCACGCCTTGGCCGCGATCCCTGGATCAAACCCCACACCGATGTCGTGATCCCGACGTTACCCAAGCACGGCGTGAAACGGCTCGCGGTGATCTGTCCCGCGTTCACTGCGGACTGTCTGGAGACCCTCGAGGAAATCGCCATGCGCGCAAAGAGCGATTTTTTGACGAACGGTGGCGAGGCATTCCAGTTTATTCCGTGCTTGAATGCGCACCCGGTTTGGGTGGATGCGTTGAAGGGGTTGCTGGAGAGGATTTAA
- the ndk gene encoding nucleoside-diphosphate kinase — translation MVERTFVMIKPDAFGRRLCGEIIGRYEGKGLKLVGMKMQVVSNALAEQHYAEHKGKKFYPSLLEFITSGPTVQMVWEGENAVAAVRKLNGATNSQEADLGTIRGDYGLTVQNNLVHASDSLDTAKREIAIYFRPEELFDHAMPDDRWMQNG, via the coding sequence GTGGTAGAACGCACTTTTGTAATGATCAAGCCGGACGCTTTTGGGCGGCGGCTGTGTGGCGAGATTATCGGGCGCTACGAGGGCAAGGGGTTGAAGCTCGTCGGCATGAAGATGCAGGTCGTGTCGAACGCGCTGGCCGAGCAGCACTATGCGGAGCACAAGGGCAAGAAGTTTTATCCTTCGCTGCTGGAGTTCATAACGTCCGGACCCACCGTGCAGATGGTGTGGGAAGGGGAGAACGCCGTGGCGGCCGTGCGCAAGTTGAACGGCGCGACGAACAGCCAGGAAGCCGATCTCGGCACGATTCGCGGCGACTATGGGCTGACGGTTCAGAACAATCTCGTCCATGCGTCGGACTCGCTCGATACGGCGAAGCGGGAGATCGCGATTTACTTCCGTCCGGAGGAGTTGTTCGATCACGCGATGCCCGACGACAGGTGGATGCAGAACGGATAG
- a CDS encoding adenylosuccinate synthase, with amino-acid sequence MPGFVIVGMQWGDEGKGKVVDFLTSQADMVVRHQGGNNAGHTVVVNGKQTVLHLIPSGILHDKTVCIIGNGTVLDPEVLCKELDNLDASGCDYKGRLFISSGAHVIMPYHRVLDRAQEKFRGNKKIGTTGRGIGPAYADKADRFGIRFADFVDPESFAQKLKDTLSYKNTILKQSFGEAELDYDTVLRDATPFADRLRPFVADAVTMVHDVLRQGKRVMFEGAQGSMLDLDHGTFPFVTSSTTLAGGVCAGAGVGPSAITGVIGIVKAYSTRVGEGPFPTELLNGTGDLLRATGHEFGATTGRPRRCGWLDSVQLRRAVQLNGATNVVLTKPDVLGVLDTIQICVAYEIDGKRTEIFPAETAKLAKVRPVYEEMPGWQRDISTCRTWDELPEAARAYFNRVEELIGVPVSLISVGPGREQTIQHRDPFA; translated from the coding sequence ATGCCGGGATTCGTTATTGTCGGAATGCAGTGGGGCGACGAAGGCAAGGGCAAGGTCGTCGACTTTCTGACCAGCCAGGCCGACATGGTCGTGCGCCATCAGGGCGGCAACAACGCCGGGCACACGGTTGTCGTCAACGGCAAGCAGACCGTGTTGCACCTCATCCCGAGCGGCATCCTCCACGACAAGACCGTGTGCATCATCGGCAACGGAACGGTGCTCGATCCCGAAGTATTGTGCAAGGAACTCGACAACCTCGACGCGTCGGGCTGCGACTACAAGGGCCGTTTGTTTATTTCGAGCGGCGCGCACGTGATCATGCCGTATCACCGCGTGCTCGATCGCGCGCAGGAAAAGTTTCGCGGCAACAAGAAAATCGGCACGACCGGACGCGGCATTGGCCCCGCCTACGCCGACAAGGCGGACCGGTTCGGTATTCGCTTCGCGGACTTCGTCGACCCTGAATCGTTCGCGCAAAAACTCAAGGACACGCTCTCGTACAAGAACACGATCTTGAAGCAGTCGTTCGGCGAGGCCGAGTTGGACTACGACACGGTGTTGCGCGACGCGACACCGTTTGCGGACCGCCTGCGGCCGTTCGTCGCGGACGCCGTGACGATGGTCCACGACGTGTTGAGGCAGGGCAAGCGCGTGATGTTCGAGGGCGCGCAGGGATCGATGCTCGATCTCGATCACGGCACGTTCCCGTTTGTCACGAGTTCGACGACGCTCGCCGGCGGCGTGTGCGCCGGCGCGGGCGTCGGGCCGAGTGCAATCACCGGCGTCATCGGCATCGTGAAGGCGTATTCGACGCGCGTGGGCGAAGGCCCCTTCCCGACCGAACTGCTCAACGGCACCGGCGATCTCCTGCGCGCGACGGGGCACGAGTTCGGCGCGACGACGGGCCGCCCGCGGCGCTGCGGTTGGCTCGATTCCGTGCAGCTACGCCGCGCGGTGCAATTGAACGGCGCTACGAACGTCGTCCTCACGAAACCCGATGTGCTGGGCGTGCTGGACACGATTCAGATTTGCGTTGCGTACGAGATCGACGGCAAACGCACTGAAATCTTCCCCGCGGAAACCGCGAAGCTCGCGAAAGTGCGCCCAGTGTACGAAGAGATGCCGGGTTGGCAGCGCGATATCTCGACGTGCCGCACGTGGGACGAATTGCCCGAGGCCGCGCGCGCCTACTTCAACCGCGTCGAAGAACTCATCGGCGTGCCGGTGAGCCTGATCTCCGTCGGCCCGGGCAGAGAACAGACCATTCAGCACCGCGACCCGTTTGCGTAG